A portion of the Parambassis ranga chromosome 22, fParRan2.1, whole genome shotgun sequence genome contains these proteins:
- the nkx2.4a gene encoding NK2 homeobox 4a isoform X1 yields the protein MSLSPKHTTPFSVTDILSPIEETYKKFSGMDGAGNLTSPLGAYRQPQVSQTGMQQHSMGHNATVATTYHMPHTVSQFSHSAMGGYCNGSIGNMGDLPSYQESMRNSAAATGWYSANPDPRYSTISRFMGPSTGMNMTGMGSLTGMADATKAMPPLHAAPRRKRRVLFSQAQVYELERRFKQQKYLSAPEREHLASMIHLTPTQVKIWFQNHRYKMKRQAKDKAAQQLQQQQQDGNLCQQQAQSPRRVAVPVLVKDGKPCQNGSNTPTPNQQQVQQNQQQSQQQNGAGVVLASSTSSLSQHQSQQQVNALELEEMSPSPPSLHSQLNMAQIDTSAVDYTSNMVSSNLLYGRTW from the exons ATGTCGTTGAGCCCAAAGCACACAACGCCTTTTTCAGTGACAGATATTTTGAGTCCAATCGAGGAGACCTACAAGAAGTTTAGTGGCATGGATGGCGCAGGGAACCTAACCTCTCCACTGGGAGCCTACCGACAGCCTCAGGTGTCTCAGACCGGCATGCAACAGCACTCCATGGGCCATAACGCCACCGTGGCCACCACTTACCACATGCCGCACACCGTCTCCCAGTTCTCCCACAGCGCAATGGGGGGATACTGCAATGGAAGCATTGGCAACATGGGAGACCTTCCGTCGTACCAGGAAAGCATGCGGAAtagtgcagcagcaacagggtGGTACAGCGCCAACCCTGATCCAAGATACTCCACAA TTTCTAGATTCATGGGACCTTCCACAGGTATGAACATGACCGGCATGGGGAGTCTGACAGGAATGGCGGACGCCACCAAAGCCATGCCACCTCTCCACGCTGCACCCAGGAGGAAACGGCGGGTCCTGTTCTCGCAGGCTCAGGTCTACGAGTTGGAGAGGAGGTTTAAGCAGCAGAAATACCTGTCAGCGCCTGAGAGGGAGCACCTGGCCAGCATGATCCACCTGACGCCGACCCAGGTGAAGATCTGGTTTCAAAACCATCGGTACAAGATGAAGCGCCAGGCCAAGGACAAGGCagcgcagcagctgcagcagcagcaacaggacgGTAACCTGTGCCAACAGCAGGCGCAGTCCCCGAGGCGCGTAGCCGTGCCTGTTTTGGTGAAGGACGGTAAACCGTGTCAGAATGGCTCCAACACCCCAACGCCGAACCAGCAACAGGTACAACAGAACCAACAACAAAGCCAACAACAGAACGGAGCCGGAGTCGTGCTGGCATCCTCGACCAGCAGCCTCAGCCAGCATCAGAGCCAGCAGCAGGTGAACGCTttggagctggaggagatgtcGCCCAGCCCCCCCTCACTGCACAGCCAGCTCAACATGGCCCAGATAGACACATCTGCTGTAGATTACACCAGTAACATGGTCAGCTCAAACCTCCTGTACGGCAGAACGTGGTAG
- the nkx2.4a gene encoding NK2 homeobox 4a isoform X2, which translates to MSLSPKHTTPFSVTDILSPIEETYKKFSGMDGAGNLTSPLGAYRQPQVSQTGMQQHSMGHNATVATTYHMPHTVSQFSHSAMGGYCNGSIGNMGDLPSYQESMRNSAAATGWYSANPDPRYSTISRFMGPSTGMNMTGMGSLTGMADATKAMPPLHAAPRRKRRVLFSQAQVYELERRFKQQKYLSAPEREHLASMIHLTPTQVKIWFQNHRYKMKRQAKDKAAQQLQQQQQDGNLCQQQAQSPRRVAVPVLVKDGKPCQNGSNTPTPNQQQHQSQQQVNALELEEMSPSPPSLHSQLNMAQIDTSAVDYTSNMVSSNLLYGRTW; encoded by the exons ATGTCGTTGAGCCCAAAGCACACAACGCCTTTTTCAGTGACAGATATTTTGAGTCCAATCGAGGAGACCTACAAGAAGTTTAGTGGCATGGATGGCGCAGGGAACCTAACCTCTCCACTGGGAGCCTACCGACAGCCTCAGGTGTCTCAGACCGGCATGCAACAGCACTCCATGGGCCATAACGCCACCGTGGCCACCACTTACCACATGCCGCACACCGTCTCCCAGTTCTCCCACAGCGCAATGGGGGGATACTGCAATGGAAGCATTGGCAACATGGGAGACCTTCCGTCGTACCAGGAAAGCATGCGGAAtagtgcagcagcaacagggtGGTACAGCGCCAACCCTGATCCAAGATACTCCACAA TTTCTAGATTCATGGGACCTTCCACAGGTATGAACATGACCGGCATGGGGAGTCTGACAGGAATGGCGGACGCCACCAAAGCCATGCCACCTCTCCACGCTGCACCCAGGAGGAAACGGCGGGTCCTGTTCTCGCAGGCTCAGGTCTACGAGTTGGAGAGGAGGTTTAAGCAGCAGAAATACCTGTCAGCGCCTGAGAGGGAGCACCTGGCCAGCATGATCCACCTGACGCCGACCCAGGTGAAGATCTGGTTTCAAAACCATCGGTACAAGATGAAGCGCCAGGCCAAGGACAAGGCagcgcagcagctgcagcagcagcaacaggacgGTAACCTGTGCCAACAGCAGGCGCAGTCCCCGAGGCGCGTAGCCGTGCCTGTTTTGGTGAAGGACGGTAAACCGTGTCAGAATGGCTCCAACACCCCAACGCCGAACCAGCAACAG CATCAGAGCCAGCAGCAGGTGAACGCTttggagctggaggagatgtcGCCCAGCCCCCCCTCACTGCACAGCCAGCTCAACATGGCCCAGATAGACACATCTGCTGTAGATTACACCAGTAACATGGTCAGCTCAAACCTCCTGTACGGCAGAACGTGGTAG